The Arachis ipaensis cultivar K30076 chromosome B10, Araip1.1, whole genome shotgun sequence DNA window atcagtcggactcaacctaaaatacacccaaagaaggtcaaaaaatacacccgaacaattcaaaaagaagacaggctttgttttttgagaacttacatacttgcagtttttgctttttttttctgccttttttttcttgaataaaataataaagggctttttttctaaaaaaatatatatatagaattagaagtagaaggtaatagaagaacaaaagtaacggttatctgaaagagaaattacatgctctctgaCGGCTGATTTACACCACTCTGTTCTGTGCGTCCTTAagaggaaggatcatcacttcccaagttcacagccggtattctaaaacagatttgatgttattcagacaaaataagatacatgtataaaatacacccaaatgaatgcacaagatacaaccaaccgaatggacaatatacacccaacacaacaaacgaaatatcccaacttaataaacaacaaacacccaacttgatcaacaaaatacacccaaatggttccacaaaatacacccaaatcatgataacaagattttattaaataaagcttcttacgtttcagaggacacatagcgaccttctgtcgatcgcaggTCTGCTTGGTTCtccctgcgaaacaagaaacaattattagcaaaaaaAACACACCAAAATCTGAAATAGATACCCCACCAAGACATACTCCTCTGCAGCAGATTTATCAACGTTTTCCCTTAGCCATTCTTCTAGTTCGTCACTTGATATTTCATATCtctcactacattcataaaagaatatgttaacaaaaataattacgatgatagacggtaatatagcttacgaGGTACTGTACCCATCAAAGTATTGATCTTCTTCAGGAGGTGAATCCTCCAcaacaacttttttcttttttggttgtgttctgggtggaaaaaaaagagtaccaattagaaataaaaaattaattttatcacagaatattatccaaagaagtgcttacttttttggtgatgtttttgtctttttctttttcttttccttctccaccggtgatgattcttcgctcctataagttaataagagacacttcagttaatacacgaaatctttataatgaagccaaaagaaaggagtaataatttcaggatATTACTcatcacttgattcagattcagattctgaatcagaatctgactcctcttgactcttctttctttttctggagtccattctggaaggcaaacaatcattatttagaacgtactaaaaaatacacccaaatgaatgcacaagatacacccaactgaatatacaatatacacccaacgcaACAAACGAAACACACCCAGCTTAATAAACTACATACACCCAAcgtgatcaacaaaatacacccaactcgaaaaagaaattacacccaagtatggtacttactttttcccctttttgctgcggtgttttcttcttgaatcctctgagtcttcttgagtctcagactcagaggtagaagtgtCACTGTCAGTAGTTGTTTCTGTCTCCGAAAACGATGTTGAACTCGccttcctttttttgttttttgatttcttgttttttttcttttttttctttttttttttcattttttctcttgctcttgtctccgccatcttcacaatcccctgaaacattagatattttagctagcagcattcaggtaaataaaatacaaccAACATATTAGGTTTACTTACCAAAATTTTCTCTCTTTCTGCAGTCATTCTTTTCACCAACTGCTCCTtagtccagttggcaatccagggctttggtggtctttcagccctcttcttgcctttgttttttgaaagatgaaagtaaattatcatcagggcgaagaggcagccatcaattgccttcttctttttctccttgtagTCTGTGATGCCCTTGACCATGAAGGTCAAAACATGCCCCCCCAGTTTCTCTCCGATGTGCTGTCCATCTTAAAAATTGGGGCCAAGTGCACAGGCGATATTTTGTTTATCGTTGTTGGCAAAAGGAACaccatctgtatatagaggatgaatATCCTCTTGAACATCAGGCGTTCCTCTTCGTTGCCAACGCCGATTTCCATCATCTCATcggtaagacttttgagggtcttaccctggaatcttctaaaaattattttgtcatcatcagaaagttttttatactcaactttctcaggaaatagatctcctacaaaacGGAAAACAAAAAAGTATCCAAGtcggttcaaatacacccaatcatcaacttaaatacacccaagcatcaacttaatatacacctataattttaagctagttacctgttgcattgatgccaagcgcatcacCTATTGTTTTTTGTGTTATTTTGAAAGAACCATATCCTGTTTTCAGTCTGTTCTCCCCAAGTTTGAAGTTGTTTGCCAGCTCCCTTAACAGTTGGTGATCCACCCTtagtggtgggatgtgcatcaaCCCACCGAATCCGAGATCCCTCACAATCGCCTTCTTCTCCTcactcatgtttctgaatttatCACTTAGAAGATGTgtggcacacttaaggtcttttgttTGGTTTCTTGCTGCCATTCTCTCTGAaacgaaaaatacacccaaagatatcagtaagatacacccatatatatgagtcagatacacccattaataacagtaagatacacccattaataacagtgagatacacccatagatatgattcagatacatccatatatatatcagtcatatatcactcaaacatgcttcaatatcaagCAACATTACAATGTCAAGCAGTATATACCCCTCAATCTACGGAATATacccccaaaaatcagttaccagaagaTCTAGAACAACAAGAATAACAGGAGAACTTAGAACaacaacgtagaagaacagtgtaacaaagaagaaagaataacaGTAAACCCTAGAACAACGACGTAGAAGAAAAGTAAAACCTAGTTCGTAATCTGAAAAATATACAGGAATCTTAATGAACTTACCTTGAGTATTGTTGCTTTGTTTTCTCTTCAGATTCTTGATGGAGAGTTTGATGGTGTGTTGATGGAGGTTTCGAAGGTTAGCGACGACTTGTATATTTTGAACTTCGATTTTCGCTCGAAAACGGAAGGGTTGCTTTGTATTCGAATCggtttgagaagtggaagaagtggaagagtctgCCATTACTCCTAGGATACGTAACCGTTTGAGTGTTGAGCGCGTGAACATAATGCTCCATGTAATCCCTTTTCATGCGCGTGAATTGTAtttgggctgggccaacttgtaaacttgtaagcttgtatgtgtagcaggcccgtttatttatttagatttataattaaatttaatataattattacaAGTTTCNNNNNNNNNNNNNNNNNNNNNNNNTCTATAATTAATAGTAACATGTTTTATAATGTTTTGTGATCTCCCACAATTAAATTCAGATCGAAATAAGGAATaaatcatcattctcactcaCCATATTCTTCCTCTATTTTCTAAAATTGGCTATATAACATTTTATTAACTAAAAGTTAATTTTCTCTGTTTTTTCATAAAATAATATAACACTCAATTAAAAGCTACTTGCCACTCGGATATGGCTAAGGTGTATTATGTATTTGGTTACAATTGATATAAATGGCTCTTTTAGGCCTTCACACCTAACATAAGATACAACAAACACTACACCCACTAATTTTCCCCCTGAATATAGTGGCTACAAcaacaatttgcaagaattgttcAAAGAACCAAACAAATTGTATGAAAATTATAGGTCAAAATAGTAGAGCTCTCTTGATTATCATTTCCTTTAACATTATGGATTTATGGTACACATCTAGaataagagaataaaaaattctggttgaaaacaaattcaaaaatatatgataaatgatatttaatttgtaTGCCTGAATAATATATTTAATAGATTTACGTTGGGCACTATTAGAGTCAGTTTGAAttggtttttaaaaaaaatattttttttctatctttttaaaaaatctttttaaaaaagataattttttaacagacaaaagttattttatattcggacaaatttttaaaaaatattttttaagtattaaaaatatcttttgtttttattttttttaaaagtaaggTATTGttagtttttagaaaaaataaataattttttttaataaaaataattttttttaaatacttaTCCAAAtagttttaaattaaataaaaatactttatttaaaaaaaatacttttttcattaaaaaaaaaaatccaaactaGCACTTATTCTAATTTAGAATGCAACTATGATTaccaaaaacataaaataatcaactgggttttttaagttttttccaCCGAAAAAAAGTAGACATTTTAAAAGTAGTAGCCCAATACAAACATTGGACTTTCTAAATATTATATAAAGCCAACCTATTTCATAATTTCTAATAACTTTTAAGGACAAACAACTACAAATCTTTATACATAAGAATAGAGACACAGCCTTgtccaacaaaaaaaaatcctGTCCAAAAAAAAAGGGAGAGAGACACGGGCATTATACTAGAATATATACTAGAATATATATTAGTCTATGTTTtaaatttctctttttctttaaaaACATATTAAGATAATGTATTAAGAATTGAGCTGAAGTGATCGGTTCAAATCGAAATAATTGAAAATCGGTTATCAAACCATCTTGGTTTAGAAAAAATTAGTTGCGAGGGAATCAATGAAATTAGTTAAAAATTGATTAACATATATGAATTTTTTAAATCTCAAaacttttaattttctaatttactAATCAATGATCAGTCAAATTTAAAAAAGCCTAATTTAAATGAACTACTACTGCCGCTATGATGAAGCTTCCGAGGGGAAAATGGTATAGAAATCACGAAAGGAAATAAAAGTAGCTCCCTTGGAAAGGAGCAGCCATAATTGGAGGAAAAAAATTTAGGGCAAATGGCCTGAATAAGCCCAATGGATTTCAATATTTCGTGAATGtctcaaattaaaaaatacaatgTTTATATAAATCGAATGGAGTCAATTCGAATTAATGAAAAACGTAGTAAATCGAATCCATTAGATTCGAATTAAGTGAAAAACGAACTTGAATGAAAATCGAATCAAATAAATTCGAATTATGTTTCTGGTTAAAATGTTAATAAATCGAATTTAGTGAATTCGATTTTCAAATACATGTAAATCGAATTAAAAAGATTCGATTTAGCCAACGGATTACAAGCACAACGTAAATCGAAaccatttgatttgatttgatggtTTTGTAAATCAAACTTACTTGTTTCGATTTACATGTACTTATCGTCGAGCATAATTCGAATCTAATTGATTCGATTTTCTTGGATCTTTGCAATATAAACAAATCAAAGTCAGTTGATTCGAACTAAGAAACCTCATACCCCACCCACAACTCCACCACCCAAATCCGAAAATCTCTTTGAAAGCAACCCGGGAACAACTGAATCTGCACGCATGGAAGACGATCCGAATCGTCTGTATCGACTAGATGGAGTCGCGCATATTGCTGGTGCCGTTCACTACGAGGTTAGTGttttttagtatttaatttttttttttaaaataaattagtagTTGGTTAGAACCGTGAGTTtgagatttttaaaataaattcaaaaacagATATTTGAATTTAGTTCATGTCAGATTTAGTGAGTCATTAACTATAGAATATGGTTAGCTGTAGATTCATGAACAGGGGTAACTATAGGTTTTTATGTGTGTTAATAGAAAGAACATGTTTTTATCTCATATTAATTGTTTTTGTTACGTTGAAGAATTGGATCGTGATTAATGTAGTGGTTAACATTTTTATCTATAAAAGATTGGTAGGGATTTAttgtaaaaatattttcaaagtaTTTGCATGCAATGTCTGCGGTAGCTAGAAATTTTGATCCATCGAGCAGTTTTTCGGTGACGAATGTGAGAAGAAATTTTCTATTCTTTTGCAGCCCCATCGATGCATCAGCAGCATGAGACGGCAGCACGGTATGATGTTGGATGATAGGATCGTTCCTTACTTGCAGATGGCTGGTCTGTACTATCTTGCAAGACTGAACGAGAGTTGGTTTCGGTAGGACGAGCTGTTGGTCAGCGCCTTCGTAGAGAGATGGCGCCCTGAGACGCATACATTTCACATGCCATTTGAGGAGTGCACGATAACCCTACAGGATGTAGCGTACCACCTTGGTCTCCCGATAGACGGTCAGTATGTTAGCGGATGCCTGACAGACTTTCCACGATATATAGCGGGTGGCCGGCCACCATGGGTGTGGTTTGAGGAGCTGCTGGGTGTATTGCCTCCTGCGAACTGCATCGACAAGTTCACAATGAAGTGCACATGGTTTGAGGAGACGTTTAGTGAGCTTCCACATGGGGCAGATGAGGAGACGGTTAGGAGATATGTTcgtgcgtacatcatgatgcTCCTATCGACGCAGCTGTTTGGGGACAAGTTAGATACCCGCCTCCACATCTGATGGCTGTCGTACGTCGCCAGGTTAGAGGACATGGGTCAGTACAGTTGGGGGTCTACTGCATTGTCATGGCTATACAGGTGCATGTGCCGTTTGGCGAACAGAAATGTCGTCAAGTTGGCTGgttggtgcgaaatttataacccacaaactaaccggcaagtgcaccgggtcgtaccaagtaatacctcaggtgagtgagggtcgatcccacgaggattggtggatcaagcaacaatggttgagtgattggcttagtcagacaaacagaaaaaaGTGTTTTAGTATTCAAAAGtattaaacagtaattcagaaattaaaacagcaagcagtaaattgatgagaataatatatggagaaacagttaaggcttcagagatatctattttctgaattgacttttcttactaactattttaatcatacaagattcaattcatggcaaactatagatgactaagccctaattccttagaccttcttagtctactctaactttcatcaaccgccaattccttggtcacttaattccaattagaggatgaagttcaattctagtttatatgccacaaaaatcttaattacccaaatataagaggattatatgtcacgtatcccgttaagtccagataattaaaaatttaagagaatatgttttcaagttgttgttcaagtaaagagattttccaagttatacaagaactcaattagaatcaaggtcatacttccgttccacccaaattcataaaataaagaacgaaaataattcttaaataataaatcagtacatgaattaaaatagaaaagtaatagtatcaatccatacaatagacagagctcctaaccttaacagtggaggtttagttgctcatgatgcagagagaaaaactaggattcgtaAAACTATAAAGTAcgaaatgaggtagaagagaagagagagcccgaagggctgattcttttcccttttatatcaagtcctaattaatgtaaaatataatttctaaaactaaataatatattttcctatttttaaataaaataaagtttaatcagAATTAAAATATAACTTTCGTGCATCTTCAATTGATGAATGGGGACCACTAGCTTCATAGGAATGCACGCCTAACTTGGCATGGAGCTGCGCCTTACTTGAGGGGTGTAGTGAGGGCTGGCCATCCATACTCATATGTTGCGCCTAACTTAAGGATTCATGCGCCTTACTTGATCATGGCTGTATGGATTGGAGTTTAAGTGAGTGATGTTGTGCCTAACTCAAACCTTGGTGCGCCTTACTTGGAGTCACGCTAATTGTTGCGTTTTGTTGTTGCTGCATTGCGCCTAACTTGGAATGTGGCCAAATCTTTGTGCGTGCTTATAattgtcttgcgcctaacttgagaaatctcaagttaggcacagcCTTGGCAgcgtgattggagaagaagtgtggactattatatatcgttggaaagctctgaaagttagctttccaacgccactagaatcatgtccattggacctctgtagctcaagatattcaGGTTTGAATGCAGAGAGGTcatggttgacagcatcattcatcgtcttctctttttctgcggaaactccatTGAATCCagtcgaatgctacctaaaataaatagaattgtacacgactcaaagtagcatctatagtggctaaaagataattaattcttgattaaactcaacaaattgaatgcaaattcactaggaaaagatagggaagatgctcacgcatcacaacaccaaacttgaattgttgcttgtccttaagcaaccaAAGCTAATACAAGATTAAGACgtaaatttgcatgagaagtgagagttcagttatgcttgtgtctcttcttaaagtgggatTTATCTCTTGcaattctgaacagttttggcatctcactctcctttgaatcagaggaacgtcaatgtcattcggaattagaatccggataatattatgaattctctagtattttatacttcagtttaatccttgaacacagcaaatttcctttaattctcttttcttgggtgctttgcaccctgagcctagctgtgactttaaatgttttgtcttaagctttacttgacacaaaaataccacaagcacttaactggggaactctctttaagttctgatttttctttcagttactctcAGAtagtgatgctcaaagccttgggcataCTTTGCTAAATGCACTTGATCttgactcttagtgctctgtctcaaggattacttgacacaattacaccacaagcatatgactaggagaacaactctttgagcttttaatcatgtcagaTATTCccagtcattgatgctcagagccttggaccttgcttttatttctcttttgctgtttcttttacttcaaggattaagcttttgtttacttcagaaaattcataatagttctctaaatttctgttccttatacatcaacatcctttgattcaaattcaaatatgcattgttcatgtcatgcattcagaatcacaaataataccaccgcatttaagtaaataagattactcttaaatataaactcaatttctcatgcaatacatcacttctttttcttttgaattcaagctcagtgagcaatacatgagaaaaaaaaattttaactaaaagcaaatgacagaatgaaactaaatctaagaactgaaagtactaaagatcatgcaggcaatcaaagcaacagaaaacaaaagacaacaaaataagaacgaaagagaaatagaatgaaaggaactcaaccacctcagttatactagtggccatctcattcctccatgaagaacattcatctccctttggtgctattaaaataaacagaaaaggccAAAagtgaagcgacaacaccaaacttaaaactttgcttgtcctcaagcaaagaaaatctgaaaacagggtgtcaaaaattctttttaattgctcctgttcctgttctaatcatttgcatgaccaaaacacatgtaaaacaagaaaaattctaaaaaatttagataaagtaatttaaaaccaaaactaaaataactataatgctaaaatcaaaataactataaaattaaagCCAAAGCAACTGCAAAACCAAAGATACtagtagttgggttgcctcctaacaagcgcttctttaatgtcactagcttgacacttgattgttgaattttattcttctttttctatgtgtgagggtggaaagttctctaattcactggagtatgaactcctATGATTGATTccctcactttcttccataggatcttgcattatatctcttgggaagaaATTTGCTTGATCCTCTTCCTGGGGATTGATAATCAACTGCACAtatttctctacatttttgacactcgtccttatatcatgtatgaattctttcatgagaagctcaatagatgatggttcttgatatgaataagaaggagatgatggttcttgataagagtaaaaagaggatggttcttggtatgaatagggagatggtggctcttgatatgggtagaaagatgatggttcttgatatggatagagaggtggtggttcttagtATGAATAGagagatggtggctcttggtatgaatatggagatggtggttcttgatagttggaacatggagcactgaagtttctttggttttgactttgccaaccaaaatttgggtagttcctccatccacaataataAGAATCACTCCCTGGGTGTGaatagtaacccatgtgatctctctccattattttttcttagcacaaaacaccaaataGAATTAAACGTACCATGTGGAAAACAGGCaagtaaagaagaaagaatagtaaNNNNNNNNNNNNNNNNNNNNNNNNNtttttttttaaaatatatatatatatatatatatatatatatatatatatatatatatatatacaaaagaaataaaataaagaaaaacaaaaataaaaaataaaaacgaaaataaaataaaacataaagaaaaacaaaaataaaagaagaaaaataaataaaataaaaaaaaggaatgcAAGTTTTTTTTTAgacaaattaaaattgaattaaatgataaggtaaaaagaaaaaaaaagggacgCATGGGAAAAGGGGGAAAAACGGAACTAGATGACaagtaaaaaaaaacaaaaagaaaataatagaaaaaaataaaaaataaaaatagaatttattaatagaagaaaattaattgaaaaagaaaaattatcaaaCTCACACAGGATGTCAAACCAGTATTGAAACTCGACCTCCGTCTTCGCATATACAGCATTCACTAATAGCCTCCTTGCATCCTTTCCCTTGAAAGTCAGGGCAAAATTAGCCGCCACGTGACGGATGCAGAACGCCCTATATGTAGTAGATGGAAGCCATCCGCCATCAGGAGCCTCCAACGCAGCCTTTATCCCGTTGTGCCTATCTGATATGACAAGTATACCCGATTGAGGCGTCACGTGAGTCCGAAGGTGAGACAGAAAGAATGACCACGACTCTGCATTTTCACCTTCCACAAGTGCAAAAGCAATAGGGATACTGTTGGAGTTGCCATCCTGTACAATCGCGATAAGCAGTGTACCACCGTATTTGCCGTACAGGTGGGTACCATCCACACTGACCAACGACTTGCAATGTCGAAATGCCTCAACACAGGGTGGGAATGTCCAAAACAGACGATGGAAATAAGCTGTAGAGTCATCCAGTTGCCCACCAACTCGAACAGGACTCGTCTTCAACACAGCTACACTACCTGGCATAGTGATCTGCAAGCCCAATACCCATCGTGGCAACTCATTGTACGAATCTTCTCAGTCACCTTAAATTTATGACAGGGCCTTCTGTTTGGCCATCCAAACCTTCCTGTACGTCGGTCTAAAGCCGAAGTGTGCTTCTGTGGCATTCTGCAGTACCTTGATCGACATGGCAGCATCTGCTCTGATCATGGGCAGTATGAAGGCCGGTatgacatgataatcaagctTTCTGTGGTCACTAGAGATTGATGTGGCTAGACAAGTATGAGGACTATTGTACCGTTTTACCTCCTAAATACCTTTGTGCTGGTGGAGGCTGACCCGGATGAGCCATGCGCACTCCTGAACTCCTTGCACTTGCCATAGTACTTGCGGTGATCCGACTCCAATACCTTGTACTCAACCCCGCGGCGAATGCTATAGGTCTTCACGCTAAACACGACTTCTTCTTTATCCTGAAACTGCTGACCGAACTGAAATTCAGCTACACCTCCTGCATTTTGCGTGTCTCTTGCCCCGAAGCCAACAGGTACACAGGGAATCAGGGATCCTCCTGAGGtgccatggcatccaagtccagaGCTGAGAAGTGCGGCGGATACTGATTAGTACCTGAACTAGATGCTCCCCCACCCATAGGTGGAGTCGTCCGTGGTGTCTCATCGTCGTTATCATCAGCAATCGTTGTGagctccacatcatcatcatcatcatcatcatcatcatcatcatcatgcaatgcATCCTCAACCCCATCGGGTGCTCTAACCTCTCCAAAAACCAGAAGAAACGGAGGAGAACTGGGCGCCGCGAAAGCACCCTCTCCCAACAGTCCAGCCTCACCAACTAATGCATCACAACTTCAATTCAGATTAACGGCAAAGGATGGTGAAGCCACTAAATCTGGCTCAGGTGCAATCACCGGCACTGCTGACGAGGATCCAACAGGCATGGCACTAGAGCTGGCTAGATGTCCTGTGGAGTGGAGATCCCTATTCGAACCTCCAAAACTAGATGCCATATCCACAAGCTTCACCAACAACTCCGGAGTCCTCACCTCAGGAAACTGGCGGCGACAATGAAACAGCACCTGCAAATCTTCGTCACTGCTAATAACGAATGAATCATACTTTACATCATCGCGTAACACGAAGATCGGAATTCTATAGAATAATTTCACTCGTTTCACGCCATGCAGTCCTAGTCTCTTGAGTATAGTATTCTTAAACTCATCAAAACTAGTCGAAAGTTTGAGAAAAACACTCAGCGGGTCCTTGTCAGTGAACTTAATTCCTGATCGCGTTTTCTTCTTAATTGACCCTCTATAGTGCACAAGAGCTACAAAACTCTCATCACTGACCATTGTGAATCTCACTCTTCTACAAAATTTCGTGTATGAGCTCGTTTTTATATACCTCATTGCTTTCTAAATCGAAACAATTAGTTTCAATTTACCATAACGTAGGTGCATGTGTAAATCAAATTTAATCGATTCGATTTATGTTCAATTATAAATCGAATCTATTTGTTTCAATTTAAGTTCATCCGTAAATCGAGCCCAATTGTTTCGATTTAGTAGGATAATATCAAATCGAATTGATTTGATTCGATTTTAGTTGAACTGCGCTTTTCACCTAATTCGAATCCAATGGATTCGATTTACTATGTGTTTCGCTAAATCGAATTGactcaattcgatttatatagaaatgtaCTTAGGACTTTGACTTTGCATTTTTTGGTTTGGAACATTCACGAAATATTAGAAGCAATTTGATTTAATCAAGTCATTTGCCCAAAAATTTATAACgaacagaatttattattttttgtcagtatttttatttattaatctaatttttttaatgtgATCATATAGTTattcatatttttcaaaaaaattattagttatcTGACCTAAGTCTTTAACAAAACTCCACACAATACCCATACTTGGAGATGTGAGAACACCGGAAAGAACCCATGGCACGTGCATCTCCACATACAGTTGATGCCATATTATGAAGTGGGCAAGTGGCCCAATTCCAATCAAAGAAATCCATCAAATATATTTCAGTCacacaattttcaattttcattttggATAATATAGGGTTCATGTTGAATTTGATTCTTGAAAATTTATTGACATAAGTTAAGTTagcttcttcattttttttttgaaattttatcgTTAAGTTTCATGTGGCACTTTAAAAATGTAATACGTGACATCTTTCCACACATATTATTAGTTGTTAATTATATGTcggtttttttatataaaaaaaaaacaatttgatTCATGTTAATATTTTGAGTAAgagaattaaaaaattattaaaatttattattttttatcatcaaTTAGCTATTAA harbors:
- the LOC110268522 gene encoding corepressor interacting with RBPJ 1-like, which translates into the protein MVKGITDYKEKKKKAIDGCLFALMIIYFHLSKNKGKKRAERPPKPWIANWTKEQLVKRMTAEREKILGIVKMAETRAREKMKKKKKKKKKNKKSKNKKRKASSTSFSETETTTDSDTSTSESETQEDSEDSRRKHRSKKGKK
- the LOC107621434 gene encoding uncharacterized protein LOC107621434 codes for the protein MVSDESFVALVHYRGSIKKKTRSGIKFTDKDPLSVFLKLSTSFDEFKNTILKRLGLHGVKRVKLFYRIPIFVLRDDVKYDSFVISSDEDLQVLFHCRRQFPEVRTPELLVKLVDMASSFGGSNRDLHSTGHLASSSAMPVGSSSAVPVIAPEPDLVASPSFALTTIADDNDDETPRTTPPMGGGASSSGGVAEFQFGQQFQDKEEVVFSVKTYSIRRGVEYKVLESDHRKYYGKCKEFRSAHGSSGSASTSTKVFRRADAAMSIKVLQNATEAHFGFRPTYRKITMPGSVAVLKTSPVRVGGQLDDSTAYFHRLFWTFPPCVEAFRHCKSLVSVDGTHLYGKYGGTLLIAIVQDGNSNSIPIAFALVEGENAESWSFFLSHLRTHVTPQSGILVISDRHNGIKAALEAPDGGWLPSTTYRAFCIRHVAANFALTFKGKDARRLLVNAVYAKTEVEFQYWFDILFRRRQYTQQLLKPHPWWPATRYISWKVCQASANILTVYRETKVVRYIL